From one Brevinematia bacterium genomic stretch:
- a CDS encoding Ig-like domain-containing protein, producing the protein MQIKLCSYSSSVKVVYLFYLNDPTDSTRPTVAIVRPANGEIIYSTNITISGTASDDKSGVKGVYVSINGGSFVLASGTTSWSYNVNLSYGLHTARVYAIDNSNNISVTNQITFSNQPFTTNNVTVYYYRPDWSNVNIHYNNGSGWTSTPGVAMSRYNSNWWVRTVQVVSNAWKFCFNNI; encoded by the coding sequence GTGCAAATCAAACTTTGTAGCTATAGTAGTAGCGTCAAAGTAGTTTATTTATTTTATCTTAACGATCCAACTGACAGTACAAGGCCTACTGTAGCTATCGTAAGACCTGCTAATGGGGAGATCATTTACTCAACAAATATTACTATATCCGGAACTGCGTCCGATGATAAAAGTGGTGTTAAGGGAGTGTATGTGTCCATAAATGGTGGTTCATTCGTGCTTGCTAGTGGGACAACATCTTGGAGTTACAATGTTAATCTTTCTTATGGATTACATACAGCTAGAGTGTATGCAATAGATAATTCGAATAACATCAGCGTTACTAATCAGATTACATTCTCAAATCAGCCATTTACGACTAACAATGTCACGGTGTATTATTACAGGCCCGATTGGAGTAATGTGAATATACACTATAACAATGGTAGTGGGTGGACATCTACACCTGGTGTTGCGATGAGTAGGTATAACAGCAACTGGTGGGTCAGGACAGTGCAGGTTGTGTCAAATGCGTGGAAGTTCTGCTTCAACAATATTTAA